CTCCGTTGTTCATGCTGAAAAAATTGCGGAAAATTTTACCTGTTTCATTATTTATGCCAGGGCGAAACCGGGTCTTGACTATTCAAAAGTTAAAGCCCGGGAAGTAAAATTTGACCATATGGACTTTTATGAGATTAACGATCTCATAAAAAAAGAGATAGGGCGGCCTCTTAAAGTCGTAGGTGCAACCATAGGGAGCGATGCTCACACTGTCGGAATAGATGCTATTATGAATATGAAGGGATACAACCAGGATTACGGCCTTGAACGATACCCTGAGATTGAAGCTATTAACCTGGGTGCACAGGTTCCCTGTGAAAAACTTGTCAAAAAGGCGCTTGACCTTGATGCCGATGCCATACTGATATCGCAGACGGTGACCCAGAAGGAGAGCCATATAAGGAATTTTACGGGCCTTATCGATCTTCTGGAAGCGGAAAATTTAAGGAGCCGCTTTATTCTCCTGGCAGGTGGGGCAAAAATCAGTAATGAATTTGCCATTGAACTCGGTTATGACGCCGGTTTCGGGCCGGGTACCCTTCCTTCCCAGGTGGCGTCCTATCTGGTGACGAGAATGTTGCAGAAGAAAGAGTGAAAATTATAATAAAATCCCCCCTCACCCCCCTTTTCCAAAGGGGGGGATAGAGAAGTCCCCCTTTGGAAAAGGGGGATTTAGGGGGATTTTCGAGGAAAATGATAGATCATATTGATTAATTACGGAGAGAAATAATGGAAACACGATTCAAGGTAAGAATGAGCCAAAGTGACGTTCATTACGCCGGTGGACTCGTTGACGGTGCGCGCATATTGCAGCTCTTTGGTGATGCTGCAACGGAGTTGCTTATTGCCTATGACGGTGACGAGGGGCTTTTTCGGGCTTACAGCAGTGTAGACTTCCTGTTCCCTGTTTACGCAGGTGACTTTCTTGAAATCGTTGCAAGGATCACTTCTGTGGGCAATACTTCACGTGAAATGTCTTTTGAGGCCTGGAAGGTTATTTCGCCTTTGCCGGAAAAGGGTGAAACGGCAGCTCAGGTACTTGAGAATCCGCAGCTTGTCTGTAAAGCTGTGGGTACTTGTGTGACACCAAAAGAAAAGCAGAGAATCAGCCATGACGAATGATCCCTTGATTATTACCTGTGCCATTGTTGGTGCTGAAATGACGCGGCATGATACGCCTTATCTTCCCATTACTCCTGATGAACTGGCCTCAGCTGCCGCCGGTGCTGTTGAGGCGGGGGCTTCTATTATCCACCTTCACGTGCGCGACGAGGAGGGCAAACCGAGCCAGAGGACAGACATTTTCCGGGAGGTAACGGAAAAAATAAAAGAGCGCTGCCGCTGCATTATCCAATATTCCACGGGGGGTGCTGTGGGAACGCCTCTCGGGGAACGTTCTGCACCTCTTGAATTAAGGCCCCCTATGGCTTCTCTCTCAATGGGGACGATGAATTTCGGTGATGAGATTTTTGAAAACAGTGAAAAGACGATTCTTTCGCTGGCAGCCATAATGAAGGATAAGGGGATTATGCCCGAACTTGAAATATTCGATCTCGGTATGATGGAAACGATGTCACGTTTTGTGAAAAAAGACTGTTTACCGGAAAAATATCATATCCAGTTTGTTCTTGGTGTCCCCGGAGGCATGAGCGGTGACGTGAGAAATCTTGTTGCCCTTGTTGAAAGGCTTGATAGAGACCAGTCATGGTCCGTTGCAGGCATTGGCCGCTATGAACTTCCTCTTGCTGCTCATGCCATTGCCATGGGAGGGCATGTAAGGGTAGGGCTTGAAGATAATATCTATTACAGAAAGGGTGAGTTTGCCCGATCGAATGCACAGCTTGTAGAGCGGGTCGTGAGGATTGCTGAAGAACTGGACCGGTCTCTTGCAGATGTTAAAAAGGCACGAGATTTGCTAACACTTTAGAGGCATATTTATGGCTTTAGCATAAAGAAGTGGGTGGCAAAAAGAAGCTGGAGGCAACTATGAGCAATGAAGTGACCATACTTTTAGTCGATGATGTAAAGCTGACCCTGGAAATACAAAAAAACGCCCTGTCGAGGGCCGCCTGCCGGATCTTTACGGCAACCTCAGGTGATGAAGCGCTGGCAATAGTAAGCGAAGTTATGCCTGATCTTATTGTGCTCGATCTTTTCATGCCCGGCATGAAGGGTGATGAATGCTGCAAAGTACTTAAGGGCTTACCGGAATTTAAACATATTCCCATCATTATATCCACCATGTATGATAAGGGCGAAAGTGAAGAAAAACTCTGCCTCTCTTATGGTTGTGATGGTATTATCAGAAAGCCATTCAATCCGACAGAGTTTTTAAAAAAACTTGAATCCTATTTGAATATTACTATAAGGGAATATTCACGGACTCATGTATGTGTCAGGGTGGATTACCGTATTGGAGACAGGCGTTACGAAGGACACCTGCATG
The window above is part of the Deltaproteobacteria bacterium genome. Proteins encoded here:
- a CDS encoding cobalamin-dependent protein (Presence of a B(12) (cobalamin)-binding domain implies dependence on cobalamin itself, in one of its several forms, or in some unusual lineages, dependence on a cobalamin-like analog.) translates to MSKNIIKPYGDTLNDGIVQLSFTLPVENGPRAVKAAEQYAAMLNVEDISVVHAEKIAENFTCFIIYARAKPGLDYSKVKAREVKFDHMDFYEINDLIKKEIGRPLKVVGATIGSDAHTVGIDAIMNMKGYNQDYGLERYPEIEAINLGAQVPCEKLVKKALDLDADAILISQTVTQKESHIRNFTGLIDLLEAENLRSRFILLAGGAKISNEFAIELGYDAGFGPGTLPSQVASYLVTRMLQKKE
- a CDS encoding 3-aminobutyryl-CoA ammonia lyase, with the translated sequence METRFKVRMSQSDVHYAGGLVDGARILQLFGDAATELLIAYDGDEGLFRAYSSVDFLFPVYAGDFLEIVARITSVGNTSREMSFEAWKVISPLPEKGETAAQVLENPQLVCKAVGTCVTPKEKQRISHDE
- a CDS encoding 3-keto-5-aminohexanoate cleavage protein, with the translated sequence MTNDPLIITCAIVGAEMTRHDTPYLPITPDELASAAAGAVEAGASIIHLHVRDEEGKPSQRTDIFREVTEKIKERCRCIIQYSTGGAVGTPLGERSAPLELRPPMASLSMGTMNFGDEIFENSEKTILSLAAIMKDKGIMPELEIFDLGMMETMSRFVKKDCLPEKYHIQFVLGVPGGMSGDVRNLVALVERLDRDQSWSVAGIGRYELPLAAHAIAMGGHVRVGLEDNIYYRKGEFARSNAQLVERVVRIAEELDRSLADVKKARDLLTL
- a CDS encoding response regulator; its protein translation is MSNEVTILLVDDVKLTLEIQKNALSRAACRIFTATSGDEALAIVSEVMPDLIVLDLFMPGMKGDECCKVLKGLPEFKHIPIIISTMYDKGESEEKLCLSYGCDGIIRKPFNPTEFLKKLESYLNITIREYSRTHVCVRVDYRIGDRRYEGHLHDISEGGLFIECRELLEKGALLMLEFQLPNNDLSIECEASTHSM